In Stomoxys calcitrans chromosome 2, idStoCalc2.1, whole genome shotgun sequence, the following proteins share a genomic window:
- the LOC131995029 gene encoding uncharacterized protein LOC131995029, whose amino-acid sequence MPSIKCKVSKGRRTKFSFNCRLCKGNHGLRKCQKFLCMTVDKRLHAVIANNYCPNCLAHTHSSGKCFSSLGCKHCGGSHHSYLHIHSEKHDNQKTEAKDNYQKPKRSTTTQHKRPTTTTISQAVSLETLTSPHTTNLFPTAVVDVLHGKKKHSVRAVIDPCTSISKISQRLIEKIGLTTTTLGSETICPVAIHSKCITNRLLETMMTVNHRISMDTPKRSIPATTADKFPNMKLADPHFYQSGPFDIVFGSDLYAKIILPGLLPSNAGLPVATNTIFGWVLSGSCSA is encoded by the coding sequence ATGCCTTCGATAAAATGTAAAGTGTCCAAAGGACGTCGCACCAAGTTCAGCTTTAATTGCAGATTGTGTAAGGGCAACCATGGGCTGCGAAAATGCCAGAAATTTCTCTGCATGACCGTCGATAAACGTTTGCATGCAGTTATAGCTAATAACTACTGTCCCAATTGCTTGGCCCATACGCATTCATCCGGAAAATGTTTTTCTAGCTTAGGATGCAAACATTGTGGAGGCAGTCATCATTCCTATTTGCATATCCACTCCGAGAAACACGACAACCAAAAAACAGAAGCCAAGGATAACTATCAAAAACCCAAACGTTCAACAACAACCCAACATAAacgtccaacaacaacaaccatatctCAAGCCGTGAGCCTTGAAACACTTACCAGTCCCCATACAACTAATCTTTTCCCAACGGCCGTGGTAGATGTACTCCATGGCAAGAAAAAGCACTCGGTCAGAGCCGTAATAGATCCATGCACATCTATTAGCAAAATTTCACAGCGATTGATAGAGAAAATTGGGCTAACTACTACTACTCTTGGCAGCGAAACTATCTGCCCTGTCGCGATCCATTCCAAATGTATCACCAACAGGTTATTAGAAACCATGATGACTGTGAACCATCGCATATCTATGGACACCCCAAAAAGATCAATTCCAGCAACAACTGCAGACAAGTTCCCAAACATGAAGTTGGCGGATCCCCATTTTTATCAAAGTGGACCATTCGACATCGTTTTTGGATCCGACTTATACGCCAAGATAATTCTACCAGGTCTTCTACCAAGCAATGCCGGGCTTCCCGTTGCAACTAATACTATATTTGGATGGGTTTTGTCTGGATCGTGCTCAGCTTAG